The Klebsiella aerogenes KCTC 2190 region GGGTGAAGGAACTAGGCAAAATGGTGCCGTAACTTCGGGAGAAGGCACGCTGATATGTAGGTGAAGTCCCTGCGGATGGAGCTGAAATCAGTCGAAGATACCAGCTGGCTGCAACTGTTTATTAAAAACACAGCACTGTGCAAACACGAAAGTGGACGTATACGGTGTGACGCCTGCCCGGTGCCGGAAGGTTAATTGATGGGGTTATCCGTAAGGAGAAGCTCTTGATCGAAGCCCCGGTAAACGGCGGCCGTAACTATAACGGTCCTAAGGTAGCGAAATTCCTTGTCGGGTAAGTTCCGACCTGCACGAATGGCGTAATGATGGCCAGGCTGTCTCCACCCGAGACTCAGTGAAATTGAACTCGCTGTGAAGATGCAGTGTACCCGCGGCAAGACGGAAAGACCCCGTGAACCTTTACTATAGCTTGACACTGAACATTGAGCCTTGATGTGTAGGATAGGTGGGAGGCTTTGAAGCGTGGACGCCAGTCTGCGTGGAGCCAACCTTGAAATACCACCCTTTAATGTTTGATGTTCTAACGTTGGCCCCTAATCGGGGTTGCGGACAGTGTCTGGTGGGTAGTTTGACTGGGGCGGTCTCCTCCCAAAGAGTAACGGAGGAGCACGAAGGTTAGCTAATCCTGGTCGGACATCAGGAGGTTAGTGCAATGGCATAAGCTAGCTTGACTGCGAGCGTGACGGCGCGAGCAGGTGCGAAAGCAGGTCATAGTGATCCGGTGGTTCTGAATGGAAGGGCCATCGCTCAACGGATAAAAGGTACTCCGGGGATAACAGGCTGATACCGCCCAAGAGTTCATATCGACGGCGGTGTTTGGCACCTCGATGTCGGCTCATCACATCCTGGGGCTGAAGTAGGTCCCAAGGGTATGGCTGTTCGCCATTTAAAGTGGTACGCGAGCTGGGTTTAGAACGTCGTGAGACAGTTCGGTCCCTATCTGCCGTGGGCGCTGGAGAATTGAGGGGGGCTGCTCCTAGTACGAGAGGACCGGAGTGGACGCATCACTGGTGTTCGGGTTGTCATGCCAATGGCATTGCCCGGTAGCTAAATGCGGAAGAGATAAGTGCTGAAAGCATCTAAGCACGAAACTTGCCCCGAGATGAGTTCTCCCTGAGACTTTAAGTCTCCTGAAGGAACGTTAAAGACGATGACGTTGATAGGTCGGGTGTGTAAGCGTAGCGATACGTTGAGCTAACCGATACTAATGAACCGTGAGGCTTAACCTTACAACGCCGAAGGTGTTTTGGCGATTTGAGATGATTTTCAGCCTGATACAGATTACTCGATGCGTCCTGAGGACGTGTTGAAAACAGAATTTGCCTGGCGGCGATAGCGCGGTGGTCCCACCTGACCCCATGCCGAACTCAGAAGTGAAACGCCGTAGCGCCGATGGTAGTGTGGGGTCTCCCCATGTGAGAGTAGGGAACTGCCAGGCATCAAATAAAACGAAAGGCTCAGTCGAAAGACTGGGCCTTTTGTTTTTGTGTTTTGCGGTCAGACGCACCGCCATCTCCCCCGGTGGCGCTGCGCTTACCGGGGCTACAAAAACCGTAGCCCGGAAAAGGTGCGCAGCACCGCCTCCGGGGAAAGCCGCTGTCATAGCAACGTAAACGAAAGGCTCAGTCGGAAGACCGGGCCTTTTGTTTTGGTGTTTTGCGGCCAGACGCGCCGCCATCTCCCCCGGTGGCGCTGCGCTTACCAGGGCTACAGACCCCGTAGCCCGGAAAAGGTGCGCAGCACCGCCTCCGGGGAAATCCCACGCCCTATTCCGAAACTTGATACGGAGCGTCTAAAGTCTCCTGTCAGCTGTTATTATCCTCTCAGGATCTTGCTGAAACAGGAAAGGACGCGTGACCATCTTATATATCTCGTTGTATAAAAACCGAATGACCGTACGCAACCTCGATGATAGCCGCGAATACAGTGGCAGCGGGGCATTTAGCAATCAACGTCTCCTCGTGGCACAGTTTTTTGCCGCGCATGACGTCTTATATCCCCTGATCCAACAACAAAAAGGCGAAAACTGGCTGGCGCGTTTGCTGAAAAGAAAGCGCTTTCGCATTCTGGTCGATGCCATGGAGTTAAATGAAGGAGGGTTATCACAAGTCGAAGAGCGCGCAATAATGGAAATGGTTGCCAGCGCCGTATCAATGCGTTACCGCCAGCTTGAAGTTCGCTGCAGCAGCCATGTACGCAACGATGTTGAAGTTCGTGCGTTGCTGGCTAATTCCACGTCCTGACGGCTGTTGTCGATATTGAAACTTTCTCACCTTCCGCTTGCAGACTCGACATTTTGTTTATTCCTGGTTATTGTCAGCTATCTGGATGTCTAAACGTTTATACGTATGTAATGAGGTGATACAGCTATGCCAATTCGGGTGCAGGACGAGCTACCGGCCGTCAATTTCTTGCGCGATGAAAACGTCTTCGTGATGACCACATCGCGTGCTACAACTCAGGAAATCCGCCCGCTGAAGGTGTTAATTCTCAATCTGATGCCCAAGAAGATCGAGACGGAGAATCAGTTCCTGCGGCTGCTGTCGAACTCGCCGCTGCAGGTTGATATCCAGCTGCTACGCATCGATGCGCGTGAGTCGCGTAATACGCCGACGGAGCACCTGAATAACTTTTACTGCAATTTCGAAGATATTCGCGAGCAGAACTTCGATGGTCTGATTGTTACCGGTGCGCCGTTGGGGCTGGTCGAGTTTAATGATGTTGCCTACTGGCCGCAGATTAAACAGGTACTGGAGTGGGCTAAGGATCATGTCACGTCAACGCTATTTGTCTGTTGGGCGGTACAGGCGGCACTGAATATTCTGTATGGCATCCCTAAGCAAACTCGTACCGAAAAGATCTCTGGCGTTTATGAACACCATATTTTGCACCCGCATGCGCTGCTGACTCGCGGGTTTGATGACACCTTCCTTGCGCCTCATTCGCGCTATGCCGACTTCCCGGCCGGGCTGATTCGTGACTACACCGACCTCGATATTCTTGCTGAAACCGAAGATGGCGATGCCTATCTGTTCGCCAGCAAAGACAAGCGTATCGCTTTTGTTACCGGTCACCCTGAATACGATCCGCATACTCTGGCAAGTGAATACTTCCGCGATCTGGAGGCAGGTTTAGCGCCACAGCTTCCGGACAACTACTTCCCGAATAACGATCCAAACAATAAACCGCGGGCGACCTGGCGCAGTCATGGCAATCTCCTGTTTGCCAACTGGCTTAACTATTACGTCTACCAAATCACGCCATACGATCTGCGACATATGAATCCCACGCTGGATTAATCTACCAGCGCGTACGATCCTAAAGCGTTTCAGCATCTCGCCTCAGGCACCTTCGGGTGCCTTTTTTATTTCCGAAAATCACTTCCCCTTCTATTTAAACTTTAATTTCTTTGTTATCAAGATGTTGTATAAATTTTAAATTGAAAATGGAAATTGTTTTTGATTTTGGAAAATTCTTGAGTAGTCTTAATTGTGCTGAGCGAAAAGCAGACAACGATCTTTCGTTCGCGCTACCAGGATCAAACAAGAGGAGCTGCACAATGACGCACCAGGCGACAATGACCGATGAACTGGCCTTCAGCCAGCCTTATGGCGAGCAGGAGAAGCAAATTCTGACTGCGGAAGCGGTGGAGTTCCTGACGGAACTGGTGAGCCGCTTTATGCCTGAGCGTAATCAACTGTTGGCGGTACGCGTCCAGCAACAGCAGGCCATTGATGAGGGTAATCTTCCTGATTTTATTTCGGAAACGGATTCCATTCGTAATGGTGACTGGAAGATTCGAGGTATTCCGGCCGATTTACAAGACCGCCGCGTAGAAATCACCGGTCCGGTTGAACGCAAGATGGTAATTAACGCCCTGAATGCTAACGTCAAAGTCTTTATGGCTGATTTCGAAGACTCGCTGGCGCCGGATTGGCACAAAGTCATTGATGGCCAAATCAACCTGCGCGATGCGGTCAACGGCACCATCAGCTACACCAACGAAGCGGGGAAAATTTATCAGTTGCAGCCCGATCCGGCGGTTCTGGTCTGCCGCGTTCGCGGCCTGCATCTGCCGGAAAAACACGTTACCTGGCGTGGTGAGGCGATTCCCGGCAGTCTGTTCGATTTTGCGCTCTATTTCTTCCACAACTACCAGGCTCTGCTGGCGAAAGGGAGCGGCCCCTATTTCTATCTGCCGAAAACCCAGTCCTGGCAAGAGGCGGCATGGTGGAGCAAAGTCTTCAGTTTCACCGAAGATCGTTTTGAACTGCCGCGCGGCACCATTAAGGCTACTTTGCTGATTGAAACGCTGCCGGCAGTGTTCCAGATGGATGAAATCCTGCATGCGCTGCGCGACCATATTGTTGGCCTGAACTGCGGGCGCTGGGACTATATCTTCAGCTATATCAAGACGCTGAAAAATCACCCCGATCGTGTCCTGCCGGATCGCCAGGTGGTGACGATGGATAAACCTTTCCTGAGCGCCTATTCACGCCTGCTGATTAAGACTTGCCATAAGCGCGGCGCCTTCGCGATGGGCGGTATGGCGGCGTTTATCCCGAGCAAAGACGCCGAGCGCAATCGTCAGGTGCTGAATAAAGTCACCGCCGATAAAGAGCTGGAGGCTAACAATGGCCACGATGGCACCTGGATTGCGCATCCGGGACTGGCGGATACGGCAATGGATGTCTTTAACCGCGTACTGGGTGAACATCCTAACCAGCTGTTTGTTACCCGCAATGACGACGCGCCGATTACCGCCGAGCAGTTGCTGGCTCCCTGCGAGGGTGAGCGTACTGAAGCCGGCATGCGCGCCAATATCCGCGTGGCGGTGCAATACATCGAGGCCTGGATCTCCGGCAACGGCTGCGTACCGATTTACGGCCTGATGGAAGATGCGGCGACGGCTGAGATTTCGCGTACCTCTATCTGGCAGTGGATCCATCATCAGAAAACCCTGAACGACGGCACACCGGTTACCAAGGCGCTGTTCCGCCAGTGGCTGGCTGAAGAGCTGATGGTGATTCAGGAAGAGTTGGGGGAACACCGCTTCAGCCACGGTCGCTTTGACGATGCGGCGCGGCTGATGGAGCAAATCACCACTTCCGACGAACTGATCGACTTCTTGACGTTGCCAGGTTACCGCCTGCTGGCGTAATTCACCCCATCACAATATGGAGCATCTGCACATGAAAACCCGTACCCAACAAATCGAAGAATTAAACAAAGAGTGGACGAACCCGCGCTGGGAAGGCATTACCCGCCCATACAGCGCGGAAGAGGTGGTGAAGTTACGCGGCTCGGTGAACCCGGAATGCACGCTGGCGCAGCTTGGCGCGGCGAAAATGTGGCGTCTGCTGCATGGTGAAGCGAAAAAGGGTTATATCAACAGCCTTGGCGCGTTAACCGGCGGCCAGGCGCTGCAGCAGGCGAAGGCGGGCATTGAAGCCATCTACTTGTCTGGCTGGCAGGTCGCCGCCGACGCCAACCTGGCCTCCAGTATGTACCCGGATCAATCGTTGTACCCGGCTAACTCGGTGCCATCGGTGGTTGATCGGATCAATAACACCTTCCGTCGCGCCGATCAGATCCAGTGGGCGGCGGGGATTGAGCCGAACGATCCGCGTTTTATCGACTATTTCCTGCCGATCGTCGCCGATGCGGAAGCCGGTTTTGGCGGCGTGCTGAACGCCTTTGAGCTGATGAAATCGATGATTGCGGCCGGTGCAGCGGCCGTGCATTTCGAAGATCAGCTGGCGTCGGTGAAGAAGTGCGGACATATGGGTGGCAAGGTGCTGGTGCCGACGCAAGAGGCGATTCAGAAGCTGGTCGCCGCGCGCCTGGCGGCGGATGTGATGGGGGTGCCGACGCTGCTTATCGCCCGTACCGACGCTGATGCCGCTGACCTGATTACCTCGGATTGCGATCCTTACGATCGGGAATTTATCTCCGGCGATCGCACCAGCGAAGGTTTTTATCGCACCCATGCCGGTATCGAACAGGCAATCAGCCGCGGCCTGGCCTACGCCCCTTACGCTGACCTGGTATGGTGTGAAACCTCTAAACCGGACATTGAACAGGCACGCCGTTTCGCCGAAGCGATCCACGCCCGCTTCCCGGGCAAGCTGCTGGCCTATAACTGCTCGCCGTCCTTTAACTGGAAGAAAAATCTCGACGATAAAACCAT contains the following coding sequences:
- a CDS encoding YjaA family stress response protein, which gives rise to MTILYISLYKNRMTVRNLDDSREYSGSGAFSNQRLLVAQFFAAHDVLYPLIQQQKGENWLARLLKRKRFRILVDAMELNEGGLSQVEERAIMEMVASAVSMRYRQLEVRCSSHVRNDVEVRALLANSTS
- the metA gene encoding homoserine O-acetyltransferase MetA, giving the protein MPIRVQDELPAVNFLRDENVFVMTTSRATTQEIRPLKVLILNLMPKKIETENQFLRLLSNSPLQVDIQLLRIDARESRNTPTEHLNNFYCNFEDIREQNFDGLIVTGAPLGLVEFNDVAYWPQIKQVLEWAKDHVTSTLFVCWAVQAALNILYGIPKQTRTEKISGVYEHHILHPHALLTRGFDDTFLAPHSRYADFPAGLIRDYTDLDILAETEDGDAYLFASKDKRIAFVTGHPEYDPHTLASEYFRDLEAGLAPQLPDNYFPNNDPNNKPRATWRSHGNLLFANWLNYYVYQITPYDLRHMNPTLD
- the aceB gene encoding malate synthase A, with amino-acid sequence MTHQATMTDELAFSQPYGEQEKQILTAEAVEFLTELVSRFMPERNQLLAVRVQQQQAIDEGNLPDFISETDSIRNGDWKIRGIPADLQDRRVEITGPVERKMVINALNANVKVFMADFEDSLAPDWHKVIDGQINLRDAVNGTISYTNEAGKIYQLQPDPAVLVCRVRGLHLPEKHVTWRGEAIPGSLFDFALYFFHNYQALLAKGSGPYFYLPKTQSWQEAAWWSKVFSFTEDRFELPRGTIKATLLIETLPAVFQMDEILHALRDHIVGLNCGRWDYIFSYIKTLKNHPDRVLPDRQVVTMDKPFLSAYSRLLIKTCHKRGAFAMGGMAAFIPSKDAERNRQVLNKVTADKELEANNGHDGTWIAHPGLADTAMDVFNRVLGEHPNQLFVTRNDDAPITAEQLLAPCEGERTEAGMRANIRVAVQYIEAWISGNGCVPIYGLMEDAATAEISRTSIWQWIHHQKTLNDGTPVTKALFRQWLAEELMVIQEELGEHRFSHGRFDDAARLMEQITTSDELIDFLTLPGYRLLA
- the aceA gene encoding isocitrate lyase, whose translation is MKTRTQQIEELNKEWTNPRWEGITRPYSAEEVVKLRGSVNPECTLAQLGAAKMWRLLHGEAKKGYINSLGALTGGQALQQAKAGIEAIYLSGWQVAADANLASSMYPDQSLYPANSVPSVVDRINNTFRRADQIQWAAGIEPNDPRFIDYFLPIVADAEAGFGGVLNAFELMKSMIAAGAAAVHFEDQLASVKKCGHMGGKVLVPTQEAIQKLVAARLAADVMGVPTLLIARTDADAADLITSDCDPYDREFISGDRTSEGFYRTHAGIEQAISRGLAYAPYADLVWCETSKPDIEQARRFAEAIHARFPGKLLAYNCSPSFNWKKNLDDKTIASFQQQLSDMGYKFQFITLAGIHSMWFNMFDLAHAYAQGEGMRHYVEKVQQPEFAAGPEGYTFVSHQQEVGTGYFDKVTTIIQGGTSSVTALTGSTEESQF